A genomic segment from Gavia stellata isolate bGavSte3 chromosome 4, bGavSte3.hap2, whole genome shotgun sequence encodes:
- the ZC3HC1 gene encoding LOW QUALITY PROTEIN: zinc finger C3HC-type protein 1 (The sequence of the model RefSeq protein was modified relative to this genomic sequence to represent the inferred CDS: deleted 1 base in 1 codon) — translation MAAPSAGAAGGGRGRPPAVTPQQIRDLIDGGIAPEGVGPDGKDTSDWSESANGSSQMDALSLESASKEAYFSRVETFTPLKWAGKPHELSPLVCAKYGWTNVECDMLKCSSCQAFLCVSLQLAFDFNKYKERCVELKKALCTAHEKFCFWPDSPCPDRFAMLLVDEPRALLQDFLDRFQSLCQLELQLPSLRPEDMKNMSLTEEKISLLLQLIGEELEHKMEGEKPPMKFATEILQVHVPACILALCGWTCSTASGSVHLSVITCSRCMRKVGLWGFHQLESAGPELDSCSPSSAPPAPAERFPLVPTSPRRMLTRSQDTLSPGSEQHEKSPSPAISRLRGWDSPVPMDRVELEVASPTLRSRPVTRSMGQGDNVEVPSSPLRRAKRARLCSSSSSDTSLRSFFDPSSQHRDWCPWVNAVEGGEALEDTTTQTEKEPAKAEPGWRVVLNTLLATRKCDRVPETEPVSLSVKSCKVFRIFRQWESMNSS, via the exons TCATCGATGGTGGCATCGCCCCCGAGGGCGTCGGCCCCGACGG GAAGGACACGTCTGACTGGTCAGAATCGGCTAATGGATCTTCTCAAATGGATGCTCTCTCCTTGGAGTCTGCTAGCAAGGAAGCCTATTTCAGCAGAGTAGAAACATTCACC CCGCTGAAGTGGGCGGGCAAACCCCATGAGCTGTCTCCTCTGGTTTGTGCCAAGTACGGCTGGACCAACGTGGAGTGTGACATGCTGAAGTGCTCCAGCTGCCAGGCTTTCCTCTGTGTGAGCCTGCAGCTTGCGTTTGACTTCAACAAGT ATAAGGAGCGCTGCGTGGAGCTGAAGAAGGCCTTGTGCACCGCTCATGAGAAGTTCTGCTTCTGGCCGGATAGCCCCTGTCCAG ATCGCTTTGCCATGTTGCTGGTGGATGAGCCCAGAGCCCTTCTCCAGGACTTCCTGGACCGCTTTCAGAGCCTGTgtcagctggagctgcagctgccctCTCTCAGACCAGAAGACATGAAAAACATG TCCCTGACGGAGGAGAAGATCAGTCTGCTCCTCCAGCTGATCGGGGAGGAACTGGAGCACAAAATGGAGGGAGAGAAACCGCCGATGAAGTTTGCCACGGAAATCCTGCAAGTGCACGTTCCTGCCTGTATCCTGGCTCTGTGCGGCTGGACTTGCAG CACTGCGTCTGGCTCCGTGCACCTCTCGGTGATCACCTGCTCCCGCTGCATGAGGAAGGTGGGACTGTGGGGCTTTCACCAGCTGGAGTCTGCAGGGCCGGAGCTGGACTCCTGCAGCCCGAGCAGCGCACCGCCGGCACCTGCCGAGCGCTTCCCGCTTGTGCCCACTTCTCCACGCAGGATGCTTACACGGAGCCAAGACACACTGTCTCCAGGCTCCGAGCAG CACGAGAAGAGCCCGTCCCCGGCCATCTCTCGCCTGCGGGGTTGGGACTCTCCCGTCCCCATGGATCGGGTTGAGTTGGAGGTGGCAAGCCCCACTTTGAGGAGCCGCCCTGTCACCCGcagcatggggcagggggacaaCGTGGAGGTGCCATCCAGTCCTCTCCGCAGAGCCAAGCGGGCACGGCTCTGCTCTTCAAGCAGCTCG GACACTTCTTTGAGGAGCTTCTTTGACCCCAGCTCACAGCATCGCGACTGGTGTCCCTGGGTCAATgcagtggagggaggggaagccctGGAGGATACCACGACCCAGACGGAGAAGGAACCTGCGAAGGCAGAGCCGGGCTGGCGAGTGGTACTGAACACGCTCCTCGCCACCAGAAAGTGCGACAGAGTGCCTGAGACAGAGCCTGTG AGTCTCTCGGTGAAGTCCTGCAAGGTGTTCCGCATTTTCCGGCAGTGGGAGAGCATGAATTCCTCCTGA